AACCAACCGCAACAACACCTTTGGGTTAACTGCCGGCATCACCCAAACGCTTTTTAGCCTTGAAGTCAACAGCGCGCTTAAAGCGGCTTCTGAGTACGAAAAAATGACCGACTTTATTTACAACGCGAGCGAGCAACAAGTGATCACGGCGGCAAAGAAAGTGTTTTATCAGACCTTGCTTTTAAAGAAAGTTTGGGAAGTCAGCAAAGCAGCAGAGGAAAACGCGGAGAAAAACTATTTGAATGTGAAGGTAAAATTTGAGAACGGCGTTGCTTCCGAGTTTGAAATGCTTCAAGCGGAGGTTCGCTGGAAAAATTTAATTCCGCAAACTGCTGAATCCAAGCGAAATATGGACATCGCTTTGATCAATTTGAAAAATTTGGCGGGCATTCCAATTGAGGAACAGCTCGATCCGGCTGGACAACTGGATGTGTATCCAACCTTGCCACAAAAATTGACGCTTGAGGAAATCCTAAAATCTCGCCCCGACTACAACGCGCTTTTGTGGGAAGAAAAGCTTCGCACCACCAACATTAGCGCTGAGCGTGCAAATTTTTACCCAAAGCTTTCTGCCAGCCTTGGTTATAGCTATTCGGCGCAGTCCGATGACTTCAAACTTGAGGAAGAAAACCACGCCATCGCCGGCGGCCTCACGCTCAGCATTCCGCTTTATACAGGCGGCTATACTGACGCACAAGTAGAGAAAGCCATTATCGATCGGAACAAAACCCAAATCGAAATTGAGAAAAACACGGATCAAATTTTCCAAGAAATTTCTCAAATCTGGCTGCGCTTAGAGGAAGCCAATAAACGAATTGAATCCTCTCGCTCCACTTTGCAGACGGCCAAAAAAGCGTTTGAAATTGCAGAAGTCTCGAACCAACAAGGCTTAGCCACGCAGCTGGAACTGAAAGATTCTCGCGTTGCCTACGACCAAGCGAATCTGACCTACTTCGCCGCCGTTTATGATTATCTGGCGGCTTACTTTGATTGGGAACAAGCCATTGGAAAAGTGTCTTTTGATTAGGCGGCCTACCCTTGTCAGCCTGAATACATTAAGCAAAGCCGGTGCAGTCAAATCGCCGGCTTTGTTTTTTTTACCCTCCGCCATTTTGAATACAATTCCATGAGCACTGCCATTTTGAAAATGGCGGGCTTGCGGCCTGAGCAAAAGCACCGAGCCCTTCCGCCATCAATAAGACGAAAGGGCTCGTTATGATTTTCAATTTATGATTTAAGCTATCGCCATTTCGGCCAGAGCGCAAAGGCAAATTGATTTAGAAATGCAGTTTTGTAGCAACAAAGAAGGTTCTTGGACGAGCAGGTCCATAAATATAACCGGCATCTCTATCTGCGCCTTTATCAAAATCGTCTTGATAGC
Above is a window of Chloroherpeton thalassium ATCC 35110 DNA encoding:
- a CDS encoding TolC family protein, encoding MKYTLLLIIIFFGFQSGGVAKELKLNDYLAKVKESNKDIKLAKQDLAVAEANNQEAWSLALPKISAEATYNHNFKDIYMYADFSSFGLSGIQKFRTNRNNTFGLTAGITQTLFSLEVNSALKAASEYEKMTDFIYNASEQQVITAAKKVFYQTLLLKKVWEVSKAAEENAEKNYLNVKVKFENGVASEFEMLQAEVRWKNLIPQTAESKRNMDIALINLKNLAGIPIEEQLDPAGQLDVYPTLPQKLTLEEILKSRPDYNALLWEEKLRTTNISAERANFYPKLSASLGYSYSAQSDDFKLEEENHAIAGGLTLSIPLYTGGYTDAQVEKAIIDRNKTQIEIEKNTDQIFQEISQIWLRLEEANKRIESSRSTLQTAKKAFEIAEVSNQQGLATQLELKDSRVAYDQANLTYFAAVYDYLAAYFDWEQAIGKVSFD